In Nymphaea colorata isolate Beijing-Zhang1983 chromosome 13, ASM883128v2, whole genome shotgun sequence, one DNA window encodes the following:
- the LOC116267041 gene encoding coniferyl alcohol acyltransferase-like yields MATNGSLLYESSTGYFSVHVKSRELVTAELPFPEIWLPLSNLDLLLPPMDCSIYSIYRKPSSKPDLSFGSAVEILKKSLAKVLVHYYPLAGEMVANYSGEPEILCNNMGVEFIEAHADIELSGLKLHDPDATVQGKLVPPKGRGVMSVQVTKLMCEGIVVACTSDHRIGDGYSIGMFMAAWAEVSRTNSLTLVPNFHRSLLSPRRPGSYDKSLDNMYVPIASLSPPLKHESTSSDQFISRIYHLSASALNQLQDLSSTDGTTRTKLVAFSALVWKLIANANGDAKSSCRLGIVVDGRSRLSEGPRSALYGYFGNVVSIPFGEATAEDLKSKPLGWAAKKVNELLGCATNREHFQGLIDYVEGQRPNPMMTRVYYRGADDGPAIVVSHARVLDPSKMDFGWGLPFLMSGHFPWGGDARFVLLLPSPLGNGDWVVYMHLFMHQLQEIEMGEGGILQPLSFQHLTPHEV; encoded by the exons ATGGCCACCAATGGCTCCCTGCTGTATGAATCAAGCACTGGTTACTTCTCGGTCCATGTCAAGAGCAGAGAGCTGGTCACTGCAGAGCTGCCGTTTCCAGAGATCTGGCTGCCTCTCTCCAACCTTGACCTGCTGCTTCCTCCCATGGACTGTAGCATTTACTCCATCTACAGGAAGCCCAGCAGCAAACCTGACCTTTCCTTTGGCTCAGCAGTTGAAATTCTCAAGAAGTCTCTTGCTAAGGTCCTAGTCCACTACTACCCACTTGCAGGTGAGATGGTCGCCAACTACAGCGGTGAGCCGGAGATTCTGTGCAACAACATGGGCGTCGAGTTCATTGAAGCTCATGCAGACATAGAGCTCAGTGGTCTCAAGCTCCATGATCCCGACGCGACCGTGCAGGGAAAGCTTGTACCACCGAAGGGACGAGGAGTTATGAGTGTTCAG GTCACCAAGCTCATGTGCGAAGGCATCGTTGTTGCTTGCACTTCAGACCACCGGATCGGTGATGGCTACTCCATCGGCATGTTCATGGCCGCATGGGCTGAGGTCTCCCGGACCAACTCCCTCACTCTCGTCCCCAACTTCCATCGCTCTCTCCTCAGCCCACGCCGTCCTGGTTCCTACGACAAGTCCCTAGACAACATGTACGTGCCCATCGCATCCCTGAGCCCACCGCTCAAGCACGAGAGTACTTCATCTGACCAATTCATCAGCCGGATCTATCATCTTAGTGCAAGCGCCTTGAACCAACTCCAAGATCTTTCTTCCACAGATGGGACTACGAGAACCAAGCTGGTGGCATTCAGCGCACTTGTATGGAAGCTGATTGCCAATGCCAATGGTGATGCGAAGAGCAGCTGTCGATTGGGCATCGTCGTCGACGGCCGCTCTCGCCTGAGCGAGGGCCCGAGATCGGCACTCTACGGATACTTTGGCAATGTTGTCTCGATCCCATTTGGGGAGGCCACCGCCGAGGACCTTAAGAGCAAGCCGCTGGGATGGGCTGCGAAGAAGGTGAACGAGCTTCTAGGTTGTGCCACCAACAGGGAACACTTCCAAGGGCTGATTGACTATGTCGAAGGGCAAAGGCCTAACCCCATGATGACTAGGGTTTACTACAGAGGGGCCGACGATGGGCCGGCCATTGTGGTCTCACATGCAAGAGTCTTGGATCCCTCCAAGATGGACTTTGGTTGGGGCCTTCCTTTCTTGATGTCGGGGCACTTCCCTTGGGGTGGGGATGCCAGATTTGTGCTGCTGCTTCCAAGCCCCCTAGGGAATGGAGACTGGGTTGTTTACATGCATCTATTCATGCACCAGCTTCAGGAAATAGAGATGGGGGAAGGGGGAATACTTCAACCTCTTAGTTTCCAACACCTCACCCCGCATGAGGTTTGA
- the LOC116266528 gene encoding uncharacterized protein LOC116266528 isoform X2: MMAAAEARAAWQRTANRCFVQEDAKRAPKLASCPSASSKLQQDQCAGDGRNGVDHSGTYVFLPVNWSPSNSKLSPDTKWWLQLQPNFGNRRDFIFEQLKALDVELDCMASFDMDPSSEPSNEATQTAQCRAAEPEKVRLPVSGAPCRVSTTCLNREFESKAHGLKATNSVEPLKHEMNLSDSLKTESSEEMPINQKQLDHLTLEQREKDAADISAPRVTDRTGPWWRITDKDELASLVTQSSFRCIENCDLPRPLNSHTRSQLDDVDVFHDEELIPSSFDHKICSALHNAVGDPQPNPFSGSAKGAQWLPAELDPSADGLEKNSRVSSRQFGRSEHNFGVDASKAQLLEALCHSQTRARKAENAAQRAHSEKEHILRLFLKQATHLFAYKQLFRLLQLESIYLQIECKNTMVPWDQLSALFPWLATRDEQSGETGSSKKRKRSSESSYDVGRLAFAVAIGMSLAGAGLFLGWTLGWLLSTF, translated from the exons ATGATGGCAGCAGCAGAGGCAAGGGCTGCTTGGCAGCGCACCGCAAACCGTTGCTTTGTCCAGGAAGATGCGAAGAGAGCTCCTAAATTAGCCAGCTGTCCATCAGCATCTTCAAAACTCCAACAGGATCAATGTGCCGGGGATGGTAGAAATGGAGTTGATCATTCTGGTACATATGTTTTTTTGCCTGTCAACTGGAGTCCTTCCAATTCTAAACTGTCTCCAGACACAAAGTGGTGGCTTCAGCTGCAGCCTAACTTTGGAAACCGTCGAGATTTCATATTTGAACAGCTTAAAGCTTTGGATGTTGAGCTTGATTGTATGGCCTCTTTCGATATGGATCCATCTTCTGAACCCAGTAACGAGGCAACACAAACTGCCCAATGCAGAGCTGCTGAACCTGAAAAGGTTCGACTCCCTGTATCTGGGGCACCATGTCGGGTTTCAACAACTTGCTTGAATCGCGAGTTTGAATCAAAAGCACATGGTCTCAAAGCAACAAATTCAGTAGAGCCACTGAAGCATGAAATGAATTTGAGTGACAGTTTAAAGACAGAATCAAGTGAAGAGATGCCCATCAATCAGAAGCAGCTTGACCACTTAACATTAGAACAGAGAGAAAAGGATGCCGCTGATATTTCAGCGCCTCGGGTGACTGACAGGACAGGACCCTGGTGGCGAATTACAGACAAAGATGAATTAGCATCATTGGTTACTCAGAGTTCATTCCGATGCATAGAAAATTGTGATCTTCCACGGCCGCTCAATTCACACACAAGGAGTCAACTAGACGATGTTGATGTTTTTCACGATGAGGAGCTGATTCCATCATCCTTTGATCATAAAATCTGTTCAGCTCTTCATAATGCAGTGGGAGATCCTCAGCCAAATCCTTTTTCCGGAAGTGCCAAAGGAGCTCAGTGGCTACCTGCTGAACTGGACCCATCTGCCGATGGCTTAGAAAAGAATTCCAG AGTGAGCAGCAGGCAGTTTGGTAGGAGCGAACACAACTTTGGGGTAGATGCAAGCAAGGCACAGCTATTAGAAGCCCTTTGCCATTCCCAAACACGAGCGCGAAAGGCAGAAAATGCAGCCCAACGAGCGCATTCCGAGAAAGAACACATCCTCAGGCTTTTCTTGAAGCAAGCGACGCACCTGTTTGCCTACAAGCAGTTGTTCCGTCTCTTGCAGCTAGAGAGCATTTACCTTCAGATCGAATGCAAGAACACCATGGTGCCGTGGGATCAACTGTCTGCACTCTTTCCTTGGTTGGCAACAAGAGATGAACAGTCTGGAGAGACTGGAAgcagcaagaaaaggaaaaggtctAGCGAGAGCTCGTATGATGTTGGTAGGCTTGCCTTCGCCGTCGCCATTGGTATGAGTCTAGCCGGCGCTGGCCTTTTCCTGGGGTGGACTTTGGGGTGGCTGCTATCTACTTTCTGA
- the LOC116266528 gene encoding uncharacterized protein LOC116266528 isoform X1 translates to MMAAAEARAAWQRTANRCFVQEDAKRAPKLASCPSASSKLQQDQCAGDGRNGVDHSGTYVFLPVNWSPSNSKLSPDTKWWLQLQPNFGNRRDFIFEQLKALDVELDCMASFDMDPSSEPSNEATQTAQCRAAEPEKVRLPVSGAPCRVSTTCLNREFESKAHGLKATNSVEPLKHEMNLSDSLKTESSEEMPINQKQLDHLTLEQREKDAADISAPRVTDRTGPWWRITDKDELASLVTQSSFRCIENCDLPRPLNSHTRSQLDDVDVFHDEELIPSSFDHKICSALHNAVGDPQPNPFSGSAKGAQWLPAELDPSADGLEKNSSTSRVSSRQFGRSEHNFGVDASKAQLLEALCHSQTRARKAENAAQRAHSEKEHILRLFLKQATHLFAYKQLFRLLQLESIYLQIECKNTMVPWDQLSALFPWLATRDEQSGETGSSKKRKRSSESSYDVGRLAFAVAIGMSLAGAGLFLGWTLGWLLSTF, encoded by the exons ATGATGGCAGCAGCAGAGGCAAGGGCTGCTTGGCAGCGCACCGCAAACCGTTGCTTTGTCCAGGAAGATGCGAAGAGAGCTCCTAAATTAGCCAGCTGTCCATCAGCATCTTCAAAACTCCAACAGGATCAATGTGCCGGGGATGGTAGAAATGGAGTTGATCATTCTGGTACATATGTTTTTTTGCCTGTCAACTGGAGTCCTTCCAATTCTAAACTGTCTCCAGACACAAAGTGGTGGCTTCAGCTGCAGCCTAACTTTGGAAACCGTCGAGATTTCATATTTGAACAGCTTAAAGCTTTGGATGTTGAGCTTGATTGTATGGCCTCTTTCGATATGGATCCATCTTCTGAACCCAGTAACGAGGCAACACAAACTGCCCAATGCAGAGCTGCTGAACCTGAAAAGGTTCGACTCCCTGTATCTGGGGCACCATGTCGGGTTTCAACAACTTGCTTGAATCGCGAGTTTGAATCAAAAGCACATGGTCTCAAAGCAACAAATTCAGTAGAGCCACTGAAGCATGAAATGAATTTGAGTGACAGTTTAAAGACAGAATCAAGTGAAGAGATGCCCATCAATCAGAAGCAGCTTGACCACTTAACATTAGAACAGAGAGAAAAGGATGCCGCTGATATTTCAGCGCCTCGGGTGACTGACAGGACAGGACCCTGGTGGCGAATTACAGACAAAGATGAATTAGCATCATTGGTTACTCAGAGTTCATTCCGATGCATAGAAAATTGTGATCTTCCACGGCCGCTCAATTCACACACAAGGAGTCAACTAGACGATGTTGATGTTTTTCACGATGAGGAGCTGATTCCATCATCCTTTGATCATAAAATCTGTTCAGCTCTTCATAATGCAGTGGGAGATCCTCAGCCAAATCCTTTTTCCGGAAGTGCCAAAGGAGCTCAGTGGCTACCTGCTGAACTGGACCCATCTGCCGATGGCTTAGAAAAGAATTCCAG CACTTCCAGAGTGAGCAGCAGGCAGTTTGGTAGGAGCGAACACAACTTTGGGGTAGATGCAAGCAAGGCACAGCTATTAGAAGCCCTTTGCCATTCCCAAACACGAGCGCGAAAGGCAGAAAATGCAGCCCAACGAGCGCATTCCGAGAAAGAACACATCCTCAGGCTTTTCTTGAAGCAAGCGACGCACCTGTTTGCCTACAAGCAGTTGTTCCGTCTCTTGCAGCTAGAGAGCATTTACCTTCAGATCGAATGCAAGAACACCATGGTGCCGTGGGATCAACTGTCTGCACTCTTTCCTTGGTTGGCAACAAGAGATGAACAGTCTGGAGAGACTGGAAgcagcaagaaaaggaaaaggtctAGCGAGAGCTCGTATGATGTTGGTAGGCTTGCCTTCGCCGTCGCCATTGGTATGAGTCTAGCCGGCGCTGGCCTTTTCCTGGGGTGGACTTTGGGGTGGCTGCTATCTACTTTCTGA
- the LOC116267148 gene encoding uncharacterized protein LOC116267148 gives MPFCELSKYQTAEDGSISTNGLKIFYQTYGRGFTKVLLIIGLAGTHDSWGPQIRGLTGTDTPNNQECQQQPPRLVAVDPESNVSEDGDGGDGGASILADYGIEVCSFDNRGVGRSSVPKDKGMYNTTIMAKDALALMDHLGWKKAHVFGHSMGAMIASKVASIAPGRVLSLALLNATGGGFECFPRIDRKFVSVAIRFLKAKTPEQRAAVDLDTHYTEEYLNEKVGNHTRRDLLHQEYVKGISSTGMQSNHGFEGQVNACWMHKITSKEYDIVRSSGFLVSIIHGRDDIIAQISHARRIAKKLYPVARMVELHGAHLVSHERPEEVNEALMDLIKASESKLDADEWTNLCNIQTSREMTTLTWIRRTSGSCSSSMLELIMKLQLVLLYFFGLFLLLLQHGKKLFQNLKPMRIAAAAS, from the exons ATGCCATTCTGCGAGTTGAGCAAGTATCAGACAGCAGAGGATGGATCAATATCCACCAATGGGTTGAAAATTTTCTACCAGACATATGGTCGTGGATTCACCAAGGTCCTCCTCATAATCG GTTTGGCAGGCACCCATGATTCATGGGGTCCTCAGATCAGAGGATTGACAGGAACAGACACGCCCAACAACCAAGAATGTCAACAACAACCGCCTCGATTGGTGGCCGTTGATCCTGAATCCAACGTCTCGGAAGATGGTGATGGCGGGGATGGTGGTGCATCCATCCTTGCTGATTATGGCATTGAGGTGTGTAGTTTTGACAATCGTGGGGTTGGTCGGAGCTCTGTGCCTAAAGACAAAGGCATGTACAA CACAACCATCATGGCGAAGGATGCCTTAGCCCTCATGGATCATTTAGGCTGGAAGAAAGCTCACGTCTTTGGACATTCAATGG GTGCCATGATAGCCAGCAAAGTAGCATCTATTGCACCAGGCAGAGTTTTGTCGTTGGCGTTACTAAATGCAACGGGTGGAGGTTTTGAATGCTTCCCTAGG ATTGACAGAAAATTTGTGTCGGTTGCAATCCGTTTCTTGAAGGCAAAGACTCCTGAGCAAAGAGCTGCAGTTGATTTAGATACCCATTATACAGAG GAATATCTGAATGAAAAGGTTGGAAACCACACCAGAAGGGACCTTTTACACCAG GAGTATGTGAAGGGCATCTCCTCTACCGGCATGCAATCGAACCATGGTTTTGAAGGACAAGTGAATGCTTGCTGGATGCACAAAATAACATCAAAGGAGTATGACATTGTCCGCTCGTCTGGTTTTCTTGTTTCAATCATTCATGGCAG GGATGACATAATTGCTCAAATTTCTCATGCAAGAAGAATAGCAAAGAAGTTATATCCTGTAGCCAGAATGGTAGAACTCCACGGTGCCCATCTGGTGAGCCACGAGAGACCTGAGGAG GTGAATGAAGCTCTAATGGATTTAATCAAGGCCTCAGAATCTAAGTTGGATGCAGATGAATGGACTAACTTGTGCAATATTCAAACAA GTCGGGAGATGACAACACTGACATGGATTAGGAGGACAAGTGGAAGCTGTTCAAGCAGTATGCTGGAATTGATTATGAAGCTACAGCTTGTATTATTGTACTTTTTTGGCCTATTTTTGTTGCTGTTACAGCATGGGAAAAAGTTATTTCAGAACCTAAAGCCAATGAGAATTGCAGCTGCAGCATCATAA